A stretch of Candidatus Vicinibacter affinis DNA encodes these proteins:
- a CDS encoding dCTP deaminase yields MILSDKKILEAIKNKDIVIEPFKPESLGTNSYDVHLGRTLATYVDPQLDAKKHNPIYCFDIPDDGFLLQPGVLYLGVTEEYTETHHTVPFLEGKSSVGRLGIDIHATAGKGDVGFCNHWTLEISCVLPVRVYHGMPIGQLIYFMVDGDINNLYNRKPGAKYNERSIRPVESMMWKNKF; encoded by the coding sequence ATGATATTAAGTGATAAAAAAATTCTGGAAGCTATAAAAAATAAAGACATTGTGATCGAGCCCTTCAAACCGGAAAGCTTGGGCACTAATTCATATGATGTGCATCTGGGAAGGACTCTGGCAACCTATGTGGACCCTCAACTTGATGCAAAAAAACACAATCCTATTTATTGCTTTGATATTCCGGATGATGGATTTTTACTTCAACCTGGTGTGCTATATCTTGGAGTAACGGAAGAATATACAGAAACTCATCACACAGTTCCTTTCCTGGAAGGAAAATCTAGTGTAGGTCGGTTGGGGATTGACATACATGCCACAGCAGGTAAGGGGGATGTTGGATTTTGCAATCACTGGACTTTAGAGATAAGTTGCGTGCTCCCTGTACGAGTTTATCACGGAATGCCCATTGGGCAGCTGATTTATTTCATGGTAGATGGAGACATTAATAATCTTTACAATAGAAAGCCCGGAGCAAAATATAATGAAAGATCAATTCGTCCGGTTGAGAGTATGATGTGGAAGAATAAATTTTAA
- a CDS encoding nitroreductase family protein translates to MAAYKTIKYEPVSFSDQEMVERSADFYHFMNLRRTVREFSNKPIPESVLQNILLTANTAPSGANKQPWVFCVVTNPETKQKIRQAAEQEEFENYHNRMSEEWLEDLAPLGTDWHKEFLEMAPCLIVVFKKSYDLVGSKKKKNYYVQESVGLACGFLLAAIHHAGLVSLTHTPSPMNFLQQILNRPENEKPFLLIPIGYPAIEIQVPDISRKKPEEFLIYYK, encoded by the coding sequence ATGGCAGCCTACAAAACAATTAAATACGAACCAGTATCCTTTTCTGATCAGGAAATGGTTGAAAGAAGTGCTGATTTTTATCACTTTATGAACCTAAGAAGAACTGTGCGGGAATTTTCCAATAAACCAATACCCGAATCAGTCCTTCAAAATATATTATTGACTGCCAATACAGCACCCTCAGGAGCCAACAAACAACCTTGGGTATTTTGTGTGGTGACAAATCCTGAAACTAAGCAAAAAATCAGGCAGGCTGCTGAACAAGAGGAGTTTGAAAATTACCATAATAGAATGAGCGAAGAATGGCTGGAGGACCTTGCCCCCTTAGGTACTGATTGGCATAAAGAATTTTTGGAAATGGCTCCGTGCCTGATTGTAGTTTTTAAAAAATCATATGACCTTGTTGGCAGTAAAAAAAAGAAAAACTATTATGTTCAGGAATCTGTTGGCCTGGCCTGTGGATTTTTATTAGCAGCCATCCACCATGCAGGGTTAGTATCTTTGACACATACGCCAAGTCCTATGAATTTTTTGCAACAAATTCTGAATCGCCCAGAAAATGAAAAACCATTTCTTTTGATTCCTATTGGTTATCCTGCCATTGAAATTCAGGTGCCGGATATTTCACGAAAAAAGCCCGAAGAATTTCTTATTTATTATAAATAA
- a CDS encoding SDR family oxidoreductase: MLALVTGASKGIGRAIAKALANEGIDLVINSRSLHDLTLLKSEILTIHPNLHIEIFAADISVANEVDDLIDFIIQKNEPLDILVNNAGIYQPGMILDGPDGFLEQMMATNFYSIFRLTRGLLPKFIRQKSGYIFNMCSVAGLDPYPGGSLYCISKFALQGFSRCLREELKSTGIKVSTIYPGATWSDSWKGVDLPEDRLMQADDVAQTIIASLKLSPSAVLEEIILRPQLGDL; encoded by the coding sequence ATGCTTGCTTTAGTAACAGGTGCCAGTAAAGGAATTGGAAGGGCAATTGCAAAAGCTTTGGCCAATGAAGGAATTGATCTGGTCATCAACAGTAGAAGCCTTCATGACCTGACGTTACTCAAATCTGAAATTTTAACAATTCACCCAAATTTACATATAGAGATTTTTGCAGCAGACATCTCAGTTGCAAATGAGGTAGATGATCTTATTGATTTTATCATCCAGAAAAATGAACCCCTGGATATATTAGTCAACAATGCCGGAATTTATCAACCCGGAATGATACTGGATGGGCCGGACGGATTTTTGGAACAAATGATGGCCACTAATTTTTACAGTATTTTCAGATTGACACGAGGCCTGTTACCAAAATTTATTCGCCAAAAATCTGGGTACATTTTTAATATGTGCTCTGTAGCTGGTCTGGATCCATATCCGGGAGGAAGTCTTTATTGTATTTCCAAATTTGCTTTGCAGGGTTTTAGCAGATGCCTGAGAGAAGAATTAAAATCTACCGGAATCAAAGTTTCCACCATTTATCCGGGTGCTACCTGGTCAGATTCATGGAAGGGAGTGGATCTTCCTGAGGATCGATTAATGCAAGCCGACGATGTAGCACAAACCATAATTGCCAGTCTAAAACTAAGTCCTTCAGCAGTATTGGAAGAAATTATATTGAGACCTCAATTGGGTGATTTATAA
- a CDS encoding YceI family protein, producing the protein MNQKFKTALSILILILFYSCKSKDGNPSTDPIQQSAALQNYGTGFELLPQQSIIYWLGSSPTGTHNGSLKFKESKLFIDQAGNLAGGVFNIDMTTIANLDISDPDEKKDFEENMKSGNFFQVDSFPTAEFRIVAVTASKDSLTNAIVDGELTIKSITKPLRIKAHVNIAENIMLIIIPEFIIDRTEWGINYNSKKIFSNLLDNLINDEIKINMKILALRK; encoded by the coding sequence ATGAATCAAAAATTTAAAACTGCCTTAAGTATTTTAATCTTAATATTATTTTACTCATGTAAAAGTAAAGATGGAAATCCATCAACAGATCCTATTCAACAGTCAGCGGCACTTCAGAATTATGGTACTGGATTTGAACTATTACCTCAACAAAGTATCATTTATTGGTTAGGGTCAAGCCCTACCGGAACCCACAATGGAAGTTTAAAATTTAAGGAAAGTAAATTATTCATTGACCAAGCCGGTAATCTTGCAGGCGGAGTATTTAATATCGACATGACAACGATTGCCAACCTGGATATTTCAGATCCTGATGAGAAAAAGGATTTCGAAGAAAATATGAAGAGCGGAAATTTCTTTCAGGTAGATTCCTTCCCAACGGCTGAATTTAGAATTGTCGCAGTGACTGCCTCTAAAGATTCTCTTACCAACGCAATAGTTGATGGAGAGTTAACAATAAAATCCATTACTAAACCTCTTCGAATTAAAGCCCATGTCAATATTGCTGAAAACATCATGCTAATCATAATTCCGGAATTTATAATTGATAGAACGGAATGGGGAATCAATTACAATTCAAAGAAAATATTTAGTAATCTCTTGGACAATTTGATCAACGACGAAATTAAAATTAATATGAAAATTCTAGCACTGAGAAAATAA
- a CDS encoding aminopeptidase P family protein: MNIPSRLHALRDQMTKAGVDAYILPSSDPHQSEYLPEYWASREWITGFNGSAGTCVVSMEHAGLWTDVRYFLQAEEQLTGTGITLHRMLVQTQAEYLDWLANHLSPGQTVGCDFWCLSFGQVAHFNKVLSSKGILLKDCGDLLTGIWQDRPALPKTPLFEHDIKYSGRSRTEKLSDVRSHLEKSGADCFLVAALDEIAYILNLRGSDVHCNPVFVAYLMIYKNEAKLFIDPDKVNSEIATSLVADEISIVSYFEIENTIRSLGDHKLLLDPISLNAKLALMIPEGKIVSGSSCIMTMKAIKNQVEIQHIRKVMEKDAVALVKAFMWLEKKLGSGVYPTEYEMAMQIKSCRASMPLYVNESFDAIIGYQSNGAIIHYRPDPNSSKTIRPEGILLLDSGGQYLDGTTDITRTIALSEVAEEIKKEYTAVLMGNIALSRQIFPRGTKGIQLDAFARQHLWQMGLNYGHGTGHGVGFFMNVHEPPQGFVSAWNQRGNTDLVEGMLTSNEPGFYKSGSHGIRIENLVLTQPHSNGDYGPFLALETMTLFPIDTSLIYQPDMDRVSLVWLNQYHQEVYNRVSPLLNEEERIWLQKKCQSIQ, from the coding sequence ATGAATATTCCTTCCAGGCTACATGCCCTGAGAGACCAGATGACCAAAGCCGGAGTTGATGCATACATTCTACCCTCCTCTGACCCACATCAAAGTGAATACCTGCCTGAGTACTGGGCTTCCAGGGAATGGATCACTGGTTTTAACGGATCTGCCGGAACATGCGTAGTCAGCATGGAACATGCAGGTTTATGGACAGATGTGCGCTATTTTCTTCAAGCAGAAGAGCAATTAACAGGTACGGGAATAACTTTACATAGAATGCTGGTCCAAACCCAAGCTGAATATTTGGATTGGTTGGCAAATCATTTGAGTCCGGGACAAACTGTCGGATGTGATTTTTGGTGTCTTTCCTTTGGCCAAGTCGCTCACTTTAATAAAGTTTTGAGCTCCAAGGGAATCTTGCTCAAAGATTGTGGTGACCTCTTGACGGGTATTTGGCAAGACAGGCCTGCATTGCCAAAAACACCTTTATTTGAACACGATATAAAGTATAGTGGAAGATCCAGAACTGAAAAGTTATCGGATGTTCGAAGCCATCTTGAAAAAAGCGGAGCAGACTGCTTTCTGGTCGCAGCCTTGGATGAAATTGCCTACATCTTGAATTTAAGAGGCAGTGATGTTCATTGTAACCCGGTCTTCGTAGCCTATCTGATGATTTATAAGAACGAAGCAAAATTATTCATCGATCCAGATAAAGTCAATTCAGAAATTGCAACTTCTCTTGTTGCAGATGAAATAAGCATTGTCTCATATTTTGAAATAGAAAATACGATCCGGTCACTCGGAGACCATAAACTTCTCTTAGACCCAATTAGCTTGAATGCAAAGTTAGCCTTGATGATCCCTGAAGGAAAAATTGTGTCGGGCTCAAGCTGTATCATGACCATGAAAGCCATAAAAAATCAAGTTGAAATCCAACACATCCGAAAAGTAATGGAGAAGGATGCGGTGGCTTTGGTTAAGGCATTCATGTGGTTGGAAAAGAAATTGGGTTCCGGAGTGTATCCTACAGAATATGAAATGGCGATGCAAATTAAATCTTGTCGTGCCTCTATGCCTCTTTATGTCAATGAAAGCTTTGATGCCATTATAGGTTATCAATCAAATGGAGCAATTATACACTACAGACCTGATCCAAACTCTTCTAAGACCATTAGGCCTGAAGGAATTCTTTTGTTGGACTCTGGAGGACAGTACTTGGACGGTACTACGGATATCACACGTACCATTGCATTATCAGAAGTCGCAGAAGAAATTAAAAAAGAATATACCGCAGTCCTAATGGGAAATATAGCACTAAGCCGACAGATATTTCCCCGTGGGACTAAAGGCATTCAATTGGATGCGTTTGCTCGACAGCATCTTTGGCAAATGGGACTCAATTACGGACATGGGACCGGACATGGCGTAGGGTTTTTTATGAATGTTCATGAACCTCCTCAGGGATTTGTAAGTGCCTGGAACCAAAGGGGGAATACAGACCTTGTTGAAGGAATGTTAACCAGTAATGAACCGGGATTCTATAAAAGTGGATCCCATGGAATAAGAATTGAAAATCTTGTACTTACACAACCTCACTCAAATGGAGATTATGGGCCCTTCCTTGCCTTAGAAACCATGACTCTTTTTCCAATCGATACCAGTCTCATTTACCAACCCGACATGGACCGTGTCTCTCTCGTGTGGTTAAACCAATATCATCAAGAAGTGTATAATAGGGTTAGTCCACTGTTAAATGAAGAAGAAAGAATCTGGCTTCAAAAAAAATGTCAATCCATTCAATAA
- the rpoN gene encoding RNA polymerase factor sigma-54, with the protein MLKQHLSQRLLQKLSPQQIQLMKLLQIPTAILDQRIKEELEQNPALEEGNEYEEEPENFETSNETQETEGEYDQEVKDYDSSEPADENPTNDFEEYLNNYLEDDTASYKYKADDYTGEMEEQKSVPFAVESTFHDHLERQIGLLKLKNEDQYKIALQIVGSIDDDGYLRRDPSAIIDDLVFAQNIDTNEKEIISILQMIQAFDPPGVGARNLQECLLIQIKAKIKIESKKVKLKILKLSEIVLQNYFEEFTKKHYTKMQRSLGISESQLKAAIDEILKLNPKPSSGYVDPISFNSVIGHYIVPDFTVTNRDGELELSVNSKNAPDLKINDHYLDMLRNYNDHKKVGSNGKKEKEAVMFIKQKIESAKWFIDAIRQRQDTLYRTMYSIMQFQKDYFLTGDQKKIKPMILKDLADITGLDISTVSRVANSKFVQTEYGTKRLKEFFSESLQTEEGDEVSTLEVKKILSEMITGESKRKPLSDEKLKELLLRKGYNIARRTIAKYREQLNIPVARLRKELV; encoded by the coding sequence ATGCTCAAACAACATTTAAGTCAGAGGCTACTTCAAAAGCTATCCCCGCAGCAAATTCAACTTATGAAGCTGCTCCAGATACCCACGGCCATTCTGGATCAACGCATTAAGGAGGAGCTTGAGCAAAATCCTGCTCTTGAAGAAGGTAATGAATATGAAGAAGAGCCAGAGAATTTTGAGACTTCAAATGAAACACAAGAAACAGAGGGAGAATACGATCAGGAAGTGAAGGATTATGATTCTTCTGAACCTGCTGATGAAAATCCCACCAATGACTTTGAAGAATATCTAAACAATTACCTCGAAGACGATACAGCATCCTATAAATATAAGGCAGACGACTACACTGGTGAAATGGAAGAACAGAAGAGTGTCCCTTTTGCCGTTGAAAGTACCTTCCACGACCATCTGGAGCGCCAAATAGGTTTGCTCAAACTAAAAAATGAGGATCAATATAAGATTGCTCTTCAGATCGTTGGGTCAATTGATGACGATGGTTATTTGAGAAGAGACCCTTCTGCAATAATAGACGATCTGGTGTTTGCTCAAAATATAGATACCAATGAAAAAGAGATTATTTCTATTCTACAAATGATTCAGGCATTTGATCCTCCCGGTGTAGGTGCAAGAAATCTTCAGGAATGTTTGCTAATTCAAATCAAAGCTAAAATTAAGATAGAAAGCAAGAAAGTCAAGCTTAAAATATTGAAACTTTCGGAGATCGTGTTACAGAATTACTTCGAAGAATTTACAAAGAAACATTACACTAAAATGCAACGATCATTAGGGATCTCGGAATCTCAATTGAAAGCTGCCATTGATGAAATTCTTAAGCTCAACCCTAAACCATCATCCGGATATGTTGATCCGATTTCTTTTAACTCTGTGATCGGGCATTATATTGTACCTGATTTTACGGTTACTAACAGAGATGGGGAATTGGAACTCTCCGTAAATTCCAAAAACGCACCTGACCTTAAAATAAACGATCATTACCTGGATATGCTTCGCAACTATAATGACCACAAAAAAGTGGGTTCAAATGGTAAGAAGGAAAAAGAGGCGGTCATGTTTATCAAACAAAAAATAGAAAGTGCAAAGTGGTTTATTGATGCCATCAGACAACGACAAGATACATTATATCGCACAATGTATTCTATCATGCAGTTTCAGAAGGATTATTTTCTTACAGGTGACCAGAAGAAAATAAAACCAATGATCCTTAAAGATCTTGCTGACATCACCGGCCTGGATATTTCTACTGTATCTCGTGTAGCTAACAGTAAATTCGTTCAAACAGAATATGGAACCAAAAGATTGAAAGAGTTTTTCTCAGAATCCCTACAGACTGAAGAGGGAGATGAGGTTTCTACATTGGAAGTAAAGAAAATTCTTTCTGAGATGATTACCGGAGAAAGTAAACGTAAACCTTTAAGTGATGAAAAACTTAAAGAACTGTTGTTACGTAAAGGATACAATATTGCCCGACGTACGATTGCAAAATACAGGGAGCAATTAAATATTCCAGTTGCAAGATTGAGAAAAGAGTTAGTATAG
- a CDS encoding Hpt domain-containing protein: MDISIDLRYFRQISFGNQEIEKEMFLSWKEDSFKRISDLQILLEEQNQKNIFNSVHALKTNFSMVDCYAGIKFCELLIDKIQKGEIIDSTAVRELDCIINKIIQSFSDI; this comes from the coding sequence ATGGACATCTCAATTGACCTGAGATATTTTCGCCAAATATCATTTGGAAATCAAGAAATCGAAAAGGAAATGTTTTTATCTTGGAAGGAAGATAGTTTCAAAAGAATTTCAGATTTACAAATTCTTTTGGAAGAACAAAATCAAAAAAATATATTTAACAGTGTCCATGCATTGAAAACTAATTTTTCAATGGTGGATTGCTATGCAGGAATAAAATTTTGCGAATTGTTGATAGATAAAATTCAAAAAGGTGAAATCATTGATTCAACCGCTGTCAGAGAATTGGATTGCATAATAAATAAAATCATCCAATCATTCTCCGATATTTAA
- the rlmD gene encoding 23S rRNA (uracil(1939)-C(5))-methyltransferase RlmD, with protein sequence MARKSIKTVELNITGVGHKGMAIGRTPEGMVVFVKGGIPGQKALVSLSKKRKGVWQGRIEEILEESAHQVPAFCSHFGICGGCSWQSLDYSEQLRQKEILVRDALIRIAKVEQTSFEPILAAPDQKYYRNKLEFTFSTHRWLSREEIDNDQSKLNKNALGFHRPESFDKVVDINQCFLQDEISNQIRNEVRSYSLQNGLSFYDIRTHSGLLRNMIIRTNMKSEVMMVLSASEYDHDKILPLFNHLQNQFPKIISAHLAINIKKNDSWFDLECKKIFGLESLPETLDHVHFNIGPKSFFQTNTRQTVNLYKLIEEYAQLSGSEIVFDVYCGVGSIGIFLARHASKVIGIEEIPAAIEDAQKNAQINHQDNLVFHTGDARALLNEEMIQNYGIPDVLVVDPPRVGLHPEVVQSILKFAPKRIVYVSCNPATQARDIALMNESYYVKKIRPVDMFPHTNHVEAVALLERKLND encoded by the coding sequence ATGGCGAGAAAATCAATAAAAACAGTTGAACTAAATATCACTGGAGTTGGTCATAAAGGAATGGCCATAGGTAGAACTCCAGAGGGCATGGTGGTCTTTGTCAAGGGAGGAATTCCAGGTCAAAAAGCATTGGTCTCTCTTAGTAAAAAAAGAAAGGGAGTTTGGCAAGGCCGTATAGAAGAAATTCTCGAGGAAAGTGCACACCAAGTCCCTGCATTTTGTAGCCATTTTGGTATCTGCGGCGGCTGCAGTTGGCAGAGTCTGGATTATTCAGAACAACTTCGACAAAAAGAAATCCTGGTCCGGGATGCTCTTATCCGAATTGCAAAAGTCGAACAAACTTCATTCGAACCTATACTGGCAGCGCCTGATCAAAAGTATTACAGAAATAAACTGGAATTTACTTTTTCAACCCATAGATGGTTGAGCAGAGAAGAAATTGACAATGATCAAAGCAAATTAAATAAAAATGCGCTTGGTTTTCATCGTCCTGAATCTTTTGATAAAGTAGTAGACATAAACCAATGCTTTCTTCAAGATGAGATTTCTAATCAAATCCGAAACGAAGTGCGTTCTTATTCATTACAAAATGGATTAAGTTTTTACGACATCAGAACTCATTCAGGTTTGCTGAGAAATATGATCATCCGCACAAACATGAAGAGTGAAGTAATGATGGTCTTATCTGCCAGTGAATATGATCATGATAAAATTCTACCCCTTTTTAACCATCTCCAAAACCAATTTCCAAAAATAATATCTGCACATCTAGCCATAAACATAAAAAAAAACGATTCCTGGTTTGATCTTGAATGTAAAAAAATCTTTGGTCTTGAATCCCTTCCGGAAACTTTGGATCACGTACATTTTAATATTGGTCCAAAATCTTTTTTCCAGACCAATACTCGACAAACTGTTAATCTGTATAAGTTGATTGAAGAATATGCTCAACTTTCAGGAAGTGAAATCGTATTTGATGTTTACTGTGGTGTTGGAAGCATAGGAATATTTCTTGCCAGACATGCTTCGAAAGTTATTGGCATTGAAGAAATTCCTGCAGCAATCGAAGATGCACAAAAAAACGCTCAAATCAATCATCAGGATAATCTTGTCTTCCACACCGGAGATGCCCGTGCATTGCTGAATGAAGAAATGATCCAAAATTATGGTATCCCGGATGTATTGGTTGTTGATCCACCTCGAGTCGGCCTACACCCTGAAGTGGTGCAATCTATTCTCAAATTTGCACCGAAAAGAATTGTTTATGTAAGTTGCAATCCCGCTACCCAGGCACGGGATATTGCATTGATGAATGAATCCTATTATGTTAAAAAAATTCGTCCCGTGGACATGTTTCCACATACAAACCATGTAGAAGCTGTTGCACTGTTGGAGAGGAAATTGAATGACTAA
- a CDS encoding PD40 domain-containing protein: protein MKIPLTLFIILICSWTYAQDYISLKSASEKQLKSYKKAMVAYRSNKFDDAIKLLNKIIKTEPKFIDAHIILGSVYYDKKEFSSAEKSFNEAINIDPTYQVKVFYTLALCNYELEHYADAKNNMGKFLDKETQNQELIAKAKRRYTTFRFTDSAVAHPLKYQPQNFRIMNSDFSEYLPSLTADGNTMVFTRKIYRENEDLFISTRVEGSGWSSPESLDEINTVFNEGAPAISPDGNTLVFTSCDRKESFGGCDLFISKKENGKWGPAVNLGDKINTPAYESQPCFGDNGNLIFFCSNRTGSIGGKDIWFSYRLEDRSWAKPLNLGSNVNTIENEECPFLHPNGLTLFFSSDGHPGLGAKDVFYSEKTGANKWSTAVNLGYPLNSKGDESSFILNYRGDTGYIASDKEFNVMDQKNKNIQKNLDLFEFVMPEALRPNPSSYLYITVVDRKTNAPVQAQLKVFKLGQNEKFYTGKTNQEGKSLISLPSNEIYAIDLYHPEYMIHSEQYNCIETRTAYRPLRLTISLDKIKDAIGSIVLKNIFFESGSAVLKSESDFELNQIFELLKNKNITKVLISGHTDNVGKKEDNLLLSQNRAKAVVQALIEKGIDPRRLVSEGKGESQPIADNNTEVGRQNNRRTEIKIIPE, encoded by the coding sequence ATGAAAATTCCTCTTACTCTATTTATCATCTTAATTTGCTCGTGGACGTATGCCCAAGATTACATCTCCCTTAAATCAGCTTCTGAAAAGCAATTAAAATCCTACAAGAAGGCCATGGTTGCCTACCGATCGAATAAGTTTGATGATGCCATTAAGCTATTAAATAAAATTATTAAAACTGAACCCAAATTTATTGACGCTCATATAATTTTAGGTTCTGTTTACTACGATAAAAAAGAATTTTCCTCCGCAGAAAAATCTTTTAATGAAGCAATCAACATAGACCCTACTTACCAGGTAAAAGTATTTTACACGTTGGCTTTGTGTAATTACGAACTGGAACATTATGCGGATGCAAAAAATAATATGGGAAAATTTCTTGACAAGGAAACACAAAATCAAGAACTGATCGCTAAAGCAAAACGACGATATACAACCTTCAGATTTACTGATTCTGCCGTGGCTCATCCACTTAAATACCAGCCTCAGAATTTCAGGATAATGAACTCCGATTTTTCTGAATACTTACCTAGTCTGACAGCTGATGGCAATACTATGGTGTTCACCAGAAAAATATATCGGGAAAATGAAGATTTATTTATTTCAACCAGAGTTGAAGGAAGCGGATGGTCTTCACCTGAATCACTTGACGAGATCAACACAGTCTTCAATGAGGGTGCCCCGGCCATTTCCCCTGACGGCAATACACTGGTTTTTACTTCTTGTGACAGAAAAGAAAGTTTTGGCGGTTGTGATTTATTTATTTCCAAAAAAGAAAATGGGAAATGGGGACCCGCTGTAAACCTTGGTGACAAAATTAACACCCCCGCTTACGAGTCACAACCTTGCTTTGGAGATAATGGCAATCTGATCTTCTTTTGCAGTAATCGCACCGGTTCAATTGGTGGAAAGGACATTTGGTTCAGTTATCGGTTGGAAGACCGAAGTTGGGCAAAACCACTTAATCTTGGATCTAATGTCAACACCATTGAAAATGAGGAATGTCCTTTCCTTCATCCAAATGGATTAACCCTTTTTTTTAGTTCAGACGGACACCCGGGTTTGGGTGCCAAAGATGTTTTCTATTCTGAAAAAACAGGAGCCAACAAATGGTCGACAGCCGTAAATCTGGGTTATCCCTTGAATTCAAAAGGTGATGAATCTTCATTTATTCTTAATTACAGGGGAGACACTGGTTACATTGCAAGTGATAAAGAGTTCAATGTAATGGACCAAAAAAACAAAAATATTCAGAAAAACCTTGACTTGTTTGAGTTTGTAATGCCAGAAGCTCTTAGACCAAATCCTTCTTCATACCTCTACATTACCGTAGTTGACCGTAAAACAAATGCGCCTGTTCAGGCACAATTAAAAGTATTCAAACTGGGACAAAATGAAAAATTCTATACTGGAAAAACAAATCAGGAGGGTAAAAGTCTGATCTCTTTACCTTCAAATGAAATATACGCCATCGATTTGTACCATCCTGAATATATGATTCATTCGGAACAATACAATTGTATAGAGACCAGAACAGCCTACCGGCCTTTGAGACTGACTATCAGTTTGGATAAAATTAAAGATGCAATTGGCTCCATTGTTTTAAAGAACATATTTTTTGAATCGGGTTCTGCGGTATTGAAATCGGAATCTGACTTTGAACTCAACCAAATATTTGAGTTGTTAAAAAACAAAAACATCACTAAGGTGCTTATTTCAGGACACACGGATAATGTTGGAAAGAAAGAAGACAACTTATTGCTTTCTCAAAACAGGGCCAAAGCAGTAGTTCAAGCTTTGATTGAAAAGGGAATCGATCCAAGAAGATTGGTCTCAGAAGGTAAAGGGGAAAGTCAACCTATTGCAGACAATAATACTGAGGTAGGAAGACAAAATAATCGAAGGACAGAAATCAAGATCATTCCTGAATAA
- a CDS encoding tetratricopeptide repeat protein, producing the protein MSTQNLYKVIIQGKLDFGNDRSYQKVLQLYAQRAEVLYKKEIVFKQPELIFFDDEKTMVLNRYIGNISEKVWKNTISLLEYCAQFSFSGSINAWMTDSGKIMHHFHIEPLGEKSSVMLYQEGKRKSEESGSEQEAIKVLTETIEKFEKHSQAYEKRGYVNFVLKNYDDALYDFKKSISFDPMNSSSWYGLGRCHMIKSNFKAAIEALEETTKQSIALQPIYWAARRVKALAHLELKEFEKAIFEYKLFTSRQFSKEDTNFKHLAMAWFNFGKAYFALGQIDLALEAFDKSVSLEGSDNKLFKGEMLMHRGLARKAAGKSDFILDLRKASELGHEPATKLLTEMHLS; encoded by the coding sequence ATGTCGACGCAGAATCTATACAAAGTTATTATTCAGGGGAAACTTGATTTTGGCAATGACCGGTCATATCAGAAAGTTCTGCAATTGTACGCCCAAAGAGCAGAAGTTCTTTACAAAAAAGAAATTGTATTTAAACAACCTGAACTCATCTTTTTTGATGATGAAAAGACTATGGTGCTTAACCGCTATATAGGTAATATCTCTGAAAAAGTATGGAAAAACACGATCAGCCTTCTGGAGTATTGCGCCCAATTCTCTTTCTCCGGAAGTATCAATGCATGGATGACAGACAGTGGAAAAATTATGCATCATTTTCACATTGAACCTCTCGGTGAGAAATCTTCAGTCATGCTTTATCAGGAAGGCAAAAGAAAATCTGAAGAGTCCGGATCAGAGCAAGAAGCAATTAAAGTCCTCACCGAAACTATAGAAAAATTTGAGAAACATTCCCAAGCTTATGAAAAAAGAGGGTATGTAAATTTTGTCCTGAAAAATTATGATGATGCCCTTTATGATTTTAAAAAAAGTATAAGCTTTGATCCAATGAATTCTTCTTCCTGGTATGGCTTAGGCCGTTGCCACATGATCAAAAGCAATTTTAAAGCGGCTATTGAAGCTCTTGAGGAGACTACTAAGCAATCCATCGCACTTCAACCCATTTATTGGGCTGCAAGAAGAGTCAAAGCATTGGCTCATCTTGAACTAAAAGAGTTTGAAAAAGCCATTTTTGAGTATAAACTTTTCACCTCCAGACAATTTTCAAAGGAAGACACTAATTTTAAACATTTGGCTATGGCTTGGTTTAACTTTGGTAAAGCCTATTTTGCATTAGGTCAGATAGATCTGGCTCTGGAAGCATTCGATAAAAGTGTCAGCCTGGAAGGATCTGACAACAAATTATTTAAAGGCGAGATGCTTATGCACAGAGGACTGGCACGAAAAGCTGCAGGAAAATCAGATTTTATTCTTGACCTTAGAAAGGCTTCCGAGTTGGGGCACGAACCAGCAACGAAACTTTTAACAGAAATGCACCTATCTTAG